CCACCACCCCACCCGGCGACCTTGCGGCACCGACACCCGCCCGGCACCCCTGCCGCGCCCACGCCCCCACCCGGTGTCGAGATCGGGCCACGCGGCCGGAAGGTGGTGCGTGCGGCACGTCACCTCCTCCGCACACCTCCCGCCCCTTGCCCGGCAGACCGGCCCCGCCCTACCTTACTTTTCAGTAAGTTGACTCAGGAGTAAGGAGTTTGGCGTGGTCACGTACCGGACGGTCATGGTCGGCACGGACGGCTCGGAATCGTCGCTGGCAGCGGTCGAAAGGGCGGCCGGGCTCGCCGCCGCCTGCGCGGCCGAACTCGTGATCGCCTGCGCGTACGCACCGTTGCGCGGGCATGAACTCGCGCAGGCACAGGACCAGTTGGGCGCTGAGGCGTACCAAGTGGTGGGCTCCGCACCGGCCGAGGCCACTCTGCGCGTCGCGACGGACCGGGCCAGGGCACAGGGCGCGGACGACGTGCGGACGATCGCGGTGGAGGACGAACCGGTCGCCGCGCTGACCCGGATCGCCGAGGAGACGTCCGCCGATCTGCTGGTCGTCGGGAACCGCGGGCTGCGCTCGCTCGCCGGCCGCATCCTCGGCTCCGTACCGGCGGACATCGCCCGGAAGGCGCCGCTCGACGTACTGATCGTGCACACCACATGAGTGCGGCGGGACCGGAGCGGGGGGCGTCGGGGGCCGGGGGGCTCCCCGGCGTCGCCGAACTCGGCCGGGCCGTCGAGGAGGTACTGCTCGGCGGTGGGCGCGTCTGGACGCGGCAGGAGATGGCCGAACGGTCCGGGGTGGGGGCCGAGCGCACCGCGCAGATCTGGCGCGCGCTCGGCTTCCCGATGGTCGACGAGGACGCGAGGGTCTTCACCGAAGCCGACGTGGAGGCGCTCCGCGCGGGGGAACGGCTCATCGCGGCCGGGCTCATCACCGAGGAGAGCGAGATCATGATGGCCCGCGCCCTGGGCCACCACCTCTCCCGCCTCGCCGAGTGGGAGGTGGGCACCCTCTGGTCCTGGATCAACCGCGAGGCGGAATTCGACCGCGAGTCAGGGTTCGGCGGCGAGTCGGAGTTCGACGGCGAGTCGGGCTTCGCCCTCGACGGCGGGAAGTTGATGGCACACGCCGCGGCACTGCTCCCGGAGATGGAGCGGTTGCAGCAGCACGTCTGGCGCCGGCACCTCGCGGCGTACGCGGAACGTGTCCTCGCCGAGGCGGACGAGGCGGCACGCGCCGGGTCGGGGCAGCGGGCGGACCGGTCGGGGGGCGAGTCGGCGCGCGGAGCCGCGGGCGGGCAGGTGCCGCCGTACGAGGGCGCCGACGTCCGCGACCGCGCGGTGGGCTTCACCGACATGGTCGGCTACACCCGGATGACCCGCGGCCTCGGCAACGCCGAACTCGTCCGGGTTCTGGACCTGTTCGAGAGCCTCACCGGTGACGTGGTCGCCGAGGGGCGGGGCCGGGTCGTGAAGACCATCGGCGACGAGGTGCTCTTCGTCTGCGAGTCGGCCTCCGCGGCGGCCGACATCGCCCTGGAGCTCACCGCACGCGCCGAGGCCGAGCAGCGGTTGCCGCAGGTACGGACCGGGCTCGCCCACGGAGCCGTCCTCAGCCGGTTCGGCGACGTCTACGGGGCGGCCGTGAACATCGCCGCCCGCCTCACGGCGGTGGCCCGTCCCGACACCGTCCTCGTCAACACGGAGCTGGCCGGGGAGCTCGCGGGACTCCCCGGGTACGAACTCCGGTCGCTGCGCCCCGTGTCCGTACGCGGCTACAGCAGGCTCCGGCCGGTGCTGCTGCGGCCCGCATCTCCGCGCGGGCGGGCCCGGGACGAGTGACCCGGTCCGGCCTCTCGCCCCGGAGCCCGGCCCCGGGTGGTCAGAGCCCCTGGACGATCAGCCTCTTGCTGTCCGTGTTCCGGATGCGCAGCGGGGCGATGGCCCGGTACTCCGGCGAGTCGTTCCAGGCGCGCGCGGAGGCCAGGTCCGGGAACTCCACGAGGACGATCTGCCCGGGCGCCCACTCCCCCTCGACGACGTCGATCTCGCTCCCCCGGGCCAGGTAGCGGCCCCCGTGGGGCGCGAGTGTCGCCACCACCTTCGACCGGTACTCGGCGAGCTCTTCGGCATCGCCGGTCAACTGCACGTCTGCGATCACGTAGGCGGTCATGGGACCGACCCTATGCCGACCAGCGACCATGATCCACTCCAATAGGGTTGCCGGGCACCCGCGTTGGGCGTACCGGACGACGCCCGAGGCACGCCCGTCCGCACTGCCCGCAGCCCCCGCGATACCTGCGACCCGGCCCGGTCATGCCCTCGGGTAGCGGGCGATCCAACCCGGTGCCGCGGCCGTGGCGTTGTGCAGGGCAGGGCCCTGGGTCATCTCCATCGCGAAGTCGTCGGCGAGTTCCAGGAGGGTGGCCCGGCCCTCGATCTCGGCGAGCCAGGACGGCGGCAGGGCCGTCTCCCCGTGCAGCGCGCCCAGCAGCGCCCCGCAGACCGCCGCGGTGGGCGAGGACGGCCCTCCGTGGTTCACGGCCAGCCGGAGCCCGTGGCGTACGTCCTCGCCGACGAGCGCGCAGTACAGCCCCACCGCCAGCACCTCCTCGGCCGAATCGTCCGCCCCCAGCGACTCGATCAGCGCGGGCCCGGGAATGCCCTGTCGTACGGCTCCGAGGGCCCGGCGCACCGCCTCGGTGACGGGCTCGTGGCCCGGGCGTTCCGCGAGCAGCGCCAGCGCCCGCTGCACCGACCCGTCCAGCGTGTCCCGCCGGGCCAGACCGTGGACCACCACCGCGAAGGCACCTGCGGCCAGTTGGGCGGTGGCGTGCCCGTGACTCTGGGCCGCGCACTCCACGGCGAGCTGGCACACCAGCTGCGGCTCCCACCCCGCGAGCAGCCCGAAGGGCGCGGACCGGGTCAGCGCGGCGGAGTCCCGGGCGTCCGGGTTCCTCGGCCGTTCCAGGGTGCCCATGGTGGTGTCGCCGAAGCCGTGCAGGCAGGACCGCGCGGGGGCGCGGCGGGCGTACAGCCACTCCTCACGCGCGAGCCAGCCGTCGCCCTCACGCCGCTCGTCGGGCCCCCAGTCGCGCTGCGTCGCCGCCCACCGCAGATGGGCCCGGTACACGTCGGTCGGCGGGTGCCAGGCGCCCGTGTCGCGCCGCACCTGCGCCCGTATCAGCCCGTCCACGGTGAACAGCGTCAGCTGGGTGACCGCCGTGACACCGCCCCGCCGCCCGTCCACCGGCACGAAGTCCGCGACCCCGCCGACCCCGTGGGCCTCCCGGATCTCCTCCAGCGTGAGCGGGGTGACGGCTGCCCCGAGGGCGTCCCCGAGCGCCGCGCCGAGCAGCGCCCCCCGTACCCGGCTGCGGAAGTCCTGCTGTTCCACACGGCCCCAGACAGCTGTGGTCCCGATGGTCATCCGGCCAGTCCCCCTACCGTCGGTACGGCTCCGCCAGCACTGTAATAGAACGGGAACGACTGATTCAGGGCCGGAACGGAATGTACGGAGTAGCTCTGGAGAACACTTTTGAACGGCATTCATCAGGGTTTAGCCGGACGGACCGGGCCCGGCCGCCCTGCGACCGCGCCCCCTCACCGCCGGGGTCCCGGGCTCGTCCCACCGACCATCCAGGCCAGCGGCGGCCTCCCCTCCCGGCACTCCGCCACCAGCAACACGTCCCGCAGCGAGTCGGTGGCCGCCCGGAGCGCGAACCGTACGGCGACCTCCCCCGCCGACTCGTCCGCCAGCACCTCCCGCGCCCCGGCGAGCACGCCCTCCCCGCAGGCCAGGAGCTCGGCCTCCACGTCGTCGGCCAGCCGCGACATCCGGCTGTCGGGGTCGTCGGTGCTGAGGTAACACCGCCTGCCCTCGGGGGAGTTCCAGGGCAGCAGGCGGAACTGGGAATCGGCCATGACGTGTGCCTCGCAGACGCAGTGACTCGGGGTGACTTCCATCGGGTGATGCTCACCGTTCGTGACTCGATGATCACCGCCGCGACCTACTCTCAAAAGCAGCACACGATTGCCCGCGCACAGGACAACGGGAGGACCACGATGGCCGAACCGGTCGACGTGGACGAGGAGTCGGGCCGCGCCGCGCTCGGCCGCACACTGCGCTACCTCAGGGAGAAGGCCGGCAAGTCGCTCGGACAACTCGCCGAGGAGACCCGCTACGACAAGAGCTACCTGTACCGGCTGGAGGTCGGCCAGCGGCTGTCCAAGCTGGAGGTGATGACGGACCTCGACCGGTACTACGCGAGCGGGGAGCTGCTCCAGGGATTGTGGAAGGTCGCCCGGAGGGAAGTCTTCAAGGACAAGTACAAGGAGTTCATGCGGCTGGAGCCGACGGCCCGGATCATGCACCTGTTCACTCTGGGAATTCCGGGGCTGCTCCAGACGGAGGACGTCGCCCGGGAGTCGTTGTCCGGGGCCGGGGAAACCCAAGCAGAAGCCGAGTTGGTGGAGGAGCAGGTCGTGGCGCGCCTGGGTCGACAACAACTGCTCCACCGTGTCCCGGCTCCCTCGGTGCGGATCATCATGGACGAGTACGCGTTGCGGCGCCCGGTTTCCGATGCCAAGGCCTGGGGAAAACAGCTGTGCCACCTCGTCGAGGTGTCGGAGATGTCGTCGCTCGTCCTCCAGGTGCTGCCCTTCACTGCGGGGGCACACAACCTGATGGACGGCTCGCTCACCCTGCTGTGGCAGGAGGATGGCGGGGCCATTGCCTACACCGAAGGCAACGGATGTGCCGAATTGGTCGAAGACCAGTCAGCAGTAACACGCTATCGGCTGTCCTACGATCGGCTCCGGGATTTGGCGTTGCCCCCGTCAGAATCCGCCGCGTTCATCAGGGGTGTCCTGGAGGAGCACAGACCATGAGCCGTACCCTCGACGTCAGCTACGCGCACTGGCGCAAGTCCACCTACAGCGACGGCGGGGCCAACAACTGCCTCGAAGTCTCCGACGACTTCCCCGGCCTCGTCCCCGTCCGCGACAGCAAGAACCCCACCGGGCCCGCGCTCCTCATCACCGCCCCCGCCTGGGCGAATTTCGTCGCCTTCGCCGCCGACCGCTGAGCCGTGAAACCGGTCGCACCACGCGGCCCGGGGCACGGGCGTCCGCTCGCGCCCCGGGCGACGGCCGGCCCGGACCCGTTCTGCGGCCCGTGAAAATCCGGTGGCGCTTTCCCACCACCCCGGTAGCGTGCGCCGCTATGACATCAGAACTGAAACGCCCCCCGCTCCAGGCCGACGAACGCACGGCACTGATCGGCTGGTTGGACCTGCAACGCCAGATCCTGCGCTGGAAGTGCGAGGGGATCAGCGACGAGGACGCACACCGTTCGGTCCTCCCGAGCTCTCCGCTCATGACACTGGCCGGTCTCGTCTCCCACATGCGCTGGACCGAGCACACGTGGCTGGAAGTGCTGTTCCTCGACGGCGACGAGAAGCAGAACCCGTCGTTCGACGAGTCGGTGGAGGACGCCGACTGGCAGACCGGCGGCCGTCCCCTCGCCGAACTGCTCGCGGAGTACGAGGCCCAGTGCGTGCGCAGCAACGAGATCGTCGCCGCGGCCTCCCTGGAAGACGTCGGCCGCCACACCGGCTTCCACTCGGCCGGCGCCAACCTCCGCTGGATGCTGATCCACCTGGTCGAGGAGACGGGGCGGCACGCGGGACACGCGGACATCGTCCGGGAGTTGCTCGACGGCACCAAGGGCTACTACTGACCAAGCGTCTGCCGTGAGTGATCGTCAGCTCGATCGCGAAGCGGCTGGGCCGCACACCCGCCCGAGGGGCCTCCGCGACGGACGGGGCCGCGTTCTGCCGGACCGGGCGGAGGGCGAGTGGCGAAGGGCGAGTGGCGAAGGGCGGACGCCATCCGGCCCCGCTCCGCCATCCTCGCTCAACCGCAGGAGGACGGCGGGACGGGTCAACCGGTCGGCTCAGCCCCCGCAGCCGTAGCCGGAATGGGCCTCGATGCTGGTCACCGAATTGTCGTAAAGGGCCCAGAGTTCCTGCTTGTTACCGGGCTCGATGATCCAGTTGAGGCCGCGGAAGTCGGCGTCGGTCCAGATGCACACATTGAGGTTGCTGCGGTTCCACAGCGAGCCCGCCCGGTCGTTCCACGCCGCTCCGATGTTGCGGTTGTCCACCGCATCGAGCTGCAGGACGTCCCCGGTGAGGCTGGGGCCGTCGAAGAGGCAGACCTTGCCCTCAGCACAGCGGGCCACGCCTCCGTCCTTGGGGTCGTCAGCCAATGCGGTTCCCGGAGCCACCAGCACGGCGGTGGCCGCGAGGACCGCCCCTACCGCTGCGGTTCTGACTGCCAGTTTCATGAAGGTCCGTTCCCGTTGTCGCCCGTGGACGCGCGGTCGTGGTCACCGAGTCCAACTGTCGCTACATGGAGGGCATCGGGCAGTGAGACGGTTCCCACGCGCGTGTGGTCGGCAGCGATGACGTTGCTCACCGTCACGGAAGGGGCGGGGACGGGCGCTCTCGCGCCTGACTGCCCTTCGCGCGTCGTGGGCCCGGTCGGCGGCCGGGGCTCCGGTCACCGGCAGAGCGCCGGCCCCACGGGAGCCGCAGTACTCCGGACCGGCCGGTTCCAGATCCCGCAGCCGCGACTCCTGCCACGGTCCCCGCGGGGGCCCGGTCAGGGCGAGGGGACGGTGTCGAGGTAGGCGCGGACCGCTCCCGACGTCTCGTCGTGCCGACCGAGGACCAGCAGGTCCGGACCGGCCGGGGCGTCACGCAGCGCGCGGTGGACGAGGCCCGGCAGGGTGATGCGCTCCGTGGCCGTGGGGACGAGGGCCACCCCCTCGCCCGCTGCCGCGAGGGCGAGGACGCCGAGGGTGCTGCCGACCAGGCGGACCCGGGATCGGTCCTCCACGGGGGCGGGCCAGAGCCGGGAGAGGACGGTCTCGTCCTCCTCGCGGCTCGCGAAGACGATGAGGTCGTGGGCCCTCAACTCGGCGGTGGTCACAGAGGCGAGGGACGCCAGTTCGTGGTCCGCGCGCAGGGCCACGGACATCGGGGTGAGCGCGCGCCGGACGACGCGGAGGCCGTCGTGTCGGCCAGACCGAGGTCGGGGCAGTAGCCGATGTCGAGTGAACCGTCCCGCACCCCTTGGACCTGGGCGGCGGGCGGCAGTTCGGTCAGGGTGAGGTCGACGCGGGGGCGCGCCCGGCGGAAGCCCCGCAGGTCCTCCGAGAGGACCCCCTGGAGGGCTGCCACGCCGGAGAAGCCGATCCGTACCGCCCCCGTCTCGCCGCGCACCGACCACCGGGCTGACTGGAGGGCCCGGTCGGCTTGGGCGAGGGCGCGGCGGGCCTCGGGGAGCAACTGCTCTCCGGCCTCGGTCAGCTCGACGCGACGGCTCGTCCGACGGAACAGGCGTCCGCCCACCTCCCGCTCCAGAGCCTGCACCTGGGCGCTGAGGGTGGACTGGGTGACGTGCAGCAGGCCGGCGGCCCGGCCGAAGTGGCGC
The DNA window shown above is from Streptomyces sp. NBC_00247 and carries:
- a CDS encoding LysR substrate-binding domain-containing protein produces the protein MSVALRADHELASLASVTTAELRAHDLIVFASREEDETVLSRLWPAPVEDRSRVRLVGSTLGVLALAAAGEGVALVPTATERITLPGLVHRALRDAPAGPDLLVLGRHDETSGAVRAYLDTVPSP
- a CDS encoding helix-turn-helix domain-containing protein; its protein translation is MAEPVDVDEESGRAALGRTLRYLREKAGKSLGQLAEETRYDKSYLYRLEVGQRLSKLEVMTDLDRYYASGELLQGLWKVARREVFKDKYKEFMRLEPTARIMHLFTLGIPGLLQTEDVARESLSGAGETQAEAELVEEQVVARLGRQQLLHRVPAPSVRIIMDEYALRRPVSDAKAWGKQLCHLVEVSEMSSLVLQVLPFTAGAHNLMDGSLTLLWQEDGGAIAYTEGNGCAELVEDQSAVTRYRLSYDRLRDLALPPSESAAFIRGVLEEHRP
- a CDS encoding universal stress protein, which codes for MVTYRTVMVGTDGSESSLAAVERAAGLAAACAAELVIACAYAPLRGHELAQAQDQLGAEAYQVVGSAPAEATLRVATDRARAQGADDVRTIAVEDEPVAALTRIAEETSADLLVVGNRGLRSLAGRILGSVPADIARKAPLDVLIVHTT
- a CDS encoding DinB family protein; this encodes MTSELKRPPLQADERTALIGWLDLQRQILRWKCEGISDEDAHRSVLPSSPLMTLAGLVSHMRWTEHTWLEVLFLDGDEKQNPSFDESVEDADWQTGGRPLAELLAEYEAQCVRSNEIVAAASLEDVGRHTGFHSAGANLRWMLIHLVEETGRHAGHADIVRELLDGTKGYY
- a CDS encoding ADP-ribosylglycohydrolase family protein translates to MTIGTTAVWGRVEQQDFRSRVRGALLGAALGDALGAAVTPLTLEEIREAHGVGGVADFVPVDGRRGGVTAVTQLTLFTVDGLIRAQVRRDTGAWHPPTDVYRAHLRWAATQRDWGPDERREGDGWLAREEWLYARRAPARSCLHGFGDTTMGTLERPRNPDARDSAALTRSAPFGLLAGWEPQLVCQLAVECAAQSHGHATAQLAAGAFAVVVHGLARRDTLDGSVQRALALLAERPGHEPVTEAVRRALGAVRQGIPGPALIESLGADDSAEEVLAVGLYCALVGEDVRHGLRLAVNHGGPSSPTAAVCGALLGALHGETALPPSWLAEIEGRATLLELADDFAMEMTQGPALHNATAAAPGWIARYPRA
- a CDS encoding DUF1330 domain-containing protein — protein: MTAYVIADVQLTGDAEELAEYRSKVVATLAPHGGRYLARGSEIDVVEGEWAPGQIVLVEFPDLASARAWNDSPEYRAIAPLRIRNTDSKRLIVQGL
- a CDS encoding peptidase inhibitor family I36 protein, coding for MKLAVRTAAVGAVLAATAVLVAPGTALADDPKDGGVARCAEGKVCLFDGPSLTGDVLQLDAVDNRNIGAAWNDRAGSLWNRSNLNVCIWTDADFRGLNWIIEPGNKQELWALYDNSVTSIEAHSGYGCGG
- a CDS encoding DUF397 domain-containing protein; translated protein: MSRTLDVSYAHWRKSTYSDGGANNCLEVSDDFPGLVPVRDSKNPTGPALLITAPAWANFVAFAADR
- a CDS encoding LysR family transcriptional regulator, encoding MELRHLRYFVAVADERHFGRAAGLLHVTQSTLSAQVQALEREVGGRLFRRTSRRVELTEAGEQLLPEARRALAQADRALQSARWSVRGETGAVRIGFSGVAALQGVLSEDLRGFRRARPRVDLTLTELPPAAQVQGVRDGSLDIGYCPDLGLADTTASASSGARSPRCPWPCARTTNWRPSPL
- a CDS encoding adenylate/guanylate cyclase domain-containing protein; this encodes MSAAGPERGASGAGGLPGVAELGRAVEEVLLGGGRVWTRQEMAERSGVGAERTAQIWRALGFPMVDEDARVFTEADVEALRAGERLIAAGLITEESEIMMARALGHHLSRLAEWEVGTLWSWINREAEFDRESGFGGESEFDGESGFALDGGKLMAHAAALLPEMERLQQHVWRRHLAAYAERVLAEADEAARAGSGQRADRSGGESARGAAGGQVPPYEGADVRDRAVGFTDMVGYTRMTRGLGNAELVRVLDLFESLTGDVVAEGRGRVVKTIGDEVLFVCESASAAADIALELTARAEAEQRLPQVRTGLAHGAVLSRFGDVYGAAVNIAARLTAVARPDTVLVNTELAGELAGLPGYELRSLRPVSVRGYSRLRPVLLRPASPRGRARDE